One window of the Trifolium pratense cultivar HEN17-A07 linkage group LG2, ARS_RC_1.1, whole genome shotgun sequence genome contains the following:
- the LOC123908903 gene encoding dentin sialophosphoprotein-like, whose translation MEEKKFVCKYCSKRYPCGKSLGGHIRTHMMSENSLQAKEEKRINANANVNAMFKFDDGRKRKRLDLGSSGSGSGSGGGGGGDDGNLIYGLRENPKKTSRFVHSNVATIQMEKFCKECGKGFPSLKALCGHMACHSEKDKGTNRIESVSGVTEKHKLVMDSQSDTEASVPTDTRRSKRMKFKNLNGGDNSHPPSSSSLHWGNCSSSVSEVEQEQEDVARCLMMLSRDATYKGTRFAMVTESSDNNSVVLEAKSKSPSVDTKFAAMKNIVGGTKNNGFEFPEKKLNKDAKMKSVEIGYVSDNSDSGYFTYGPRKVESDDSSDAFFMNNDVKSSKAVLISGFEDHDFDSRKKIMSSEKRNRNNNEFKKLALDDSRKRQNFVESSSKKKAKNGTYNNDENYESLKIERESFSEDSAYESDENSTDSDSYPAPPKTQSNRNINAKTKKLTSKGKKKMKSKKSKEHECPICNKIFRSGQALGGHKRSHFVGGNIDENTFVIRPANSGAVQAAPAANPCLIDLNLPAPDDE comes from the coding sequence ATGGAAGAGAAGAAGTTTGTTTGTAAGTATTGTAGCAAAAGGTATCCTTGTGGAAAATCTTTAGGTGGTCACATTAGGACTCATATGATGAGTGAAAATTCACTTCaagcaaaagaagaaaaaagaatcaATGCTAATGCTAATGTTAATGCTATGTTTAAGTTTGATgatggaagaaagagaaagagattaGATTTAGGGTCTAGTGGAAGTGGTAGtggtagtggtggtggtggtggtggtgatgatggTAACCTTATTTATGGTCTTAGAGAGAATCCCAAGAAAACATCAAGGTTTGTTCATTCCAATGTTGCTACTATTCAAATGGAGAAATTCTGCAAAGAATGTGGAAAAGGTTTTCCATCACTGAAAGCTTTGTGTGGTCACATGGCTTGTCACTCTGAGAAAGACAAAGGAACCAATAGGATTGAAAGTGTGTCTGGTGTCACTGAGAAGCATAAATTGGTTATGGATAGTCAATCAGATACCGAGGCTTCGGTTCCGACCGATACACGGAGATCCAAGAGAATGAAGTTCAAGAATCTTAACGGTGGTGACAACAGCCATCCACCTTCTTCCTCTTCGCTTCATTGGGGAAACTGTTCTTCTTCTGTTTCCGAGGTTGAGCAGGAACAAGAAGATGTTGCTAGGTGTTTGATGATGTTGTCTAGAGATGCTACTTACAAGGGTACTCGTTTTGCTATGGTGACAGAGTCTTCTGATAACAACTCGGTTGTTCTTGAAGCAAAATCGAAATCGCCTTCAGTTGATACCAAGTTTGCTGCTATGAAGAACATTGTTGGTGGTACTAAAAACAATGGTTTTGAGTTCCCGGAGAAGAAGCTGAACAAGGATGCGAAGATGAAATCGGTCGAAATTGGTTATGTTTCTGATAATTCTGATTCTGGGTATTTCACATATGGTCCTAGAAAAGTAGAATCAGATGATTCTAGTGACGCATTTTTCATGAATAATGATGTTAAGTCTTCGAAAGCTGTACTTATCTCTGGGTTTGAAGATCATGATTTTGATTCAAGGAAGAAGATAATGAGCAGCGaaaaaagaaacagaaacaATAATGAATTCAAGAAACTAGCTTTGGATGATTCAAGAAAGAGACAAAATTTTGTTGAAAGTTCTAGCaagaaaaaagcaaaaaatggtacttataacaatgatgaaAACTATGaaagtttgaaaattgaaagagaGAGTTTTTCTGAAGATTCGGCTTATGAAAGTGATGAAAACAGCACTGATAGTGATTCATATCCTGCTCCACCAAAGACACAAAGCAATAGGAACATAAATGCAAAGACTAAGAAGTTAACAAGCAaaggaaagaagaaaatgaagtcAAAGAAAAGCAAAGAACATGAGTGTCCAATTTGCAACAAGATTTTTAGGTCAGGACAAGCTTTAGGGGGCCACAAAAGGTCCCATTTTGTTGGAGGGAATATTGATGAAAACACTTTTGTGATAAGACCAGCTAATAGTGGTGCTGTTCAAGCTGCTCCTGCTGCTAATCCTTGCTTAATTGATCTTAATCTACCCGCTCCAGATGATGAATAA